A genomic stretch from Chitinophaga agri includes:
- a CDS encoding aldose epimerase family protein: MLNIKSGTLSATLSTYQETDGTALQQITLENGIITVQLINLGATITSIHTPDRTGSNKNIVAGFPHPHNYRDNPAYFGSTVGRYANRIAGGRLTIGNMHYQLPVNNGNNHLHGGVDGFHKKAWQVTSCTENEEQAAVTMEYVSRTGEEGYPGTLTVHVTYALDLHNRLSILYMAYTDQATVVSLTNHSYFNLTGFEQPLVTDHLLRINATAYTEKNDNNTPTGQILPVAGTPLDFTSFTPLGTNIDLLTADGGFDHNYVLDHASSPSGNPATPAAELEDPSSGRFVQVFTDQPGLQLYSANYWDGSLTGAHGRAYLRHGAVALETQAFPDSPNQPHFPNTILRPGEIYKRETVFAFGVR; this comes from the coding sequence ATGCTGAATATAAAAAGCGGTACGCTCTCTGCCACCCTCAGCACATATCAGGAGACTGACGGAACAGCATTGCAGCAAATCACCCTTGAAAACGGTATCATCACCGTACAACTAATTAACCTGGGTGCGACCATTACTTCAATACATACACCAGACAGGACCGGCAGCAATAAAAATATTGTTGCCGGTTTCCCACATCCGCACAACTACCGGGACAACCCCGCTTACTTTGGTTCGACAGTAGGACGTTATGCCAACAGAATAGCCGGTGGCAGGCTGACCATCGGTAATATGCACTATCAGTTGCCCGTCAATAATGGGAACAATCACTTACATGGTGGTGTTGATGGATTTCATAAAAAGGCGTGGCAGGTGACTTCCTGCACAGAAAACGAAGAACAGGCTGCGGTTACCATGGAATATGTGAGCCGGACCGGCGAAGAAGGCTACCCAGGTACACTGACGGTACACGTCACATATGCATTAGACCTGCATAACCGGCTAAGCATCCTGTATATGGCATATACCGACCAGGCAACAGTGGTGAGTCTGACTAATCATTCATACTTTAATCTTACAGGGTTCGAGCAACCGCTGGTAACTGATCATCTGCTACGTATAAATGCCACTGCCTACACTGAAAAGAACGACAACAATACGCCTACCGGGCAGATATTACCGGTAGCAGGCACACCGCTTGATTTCACCAGTTTCACACCCTTAGGTACAAACATCGATCTGCTAACTGCCGACGGGGGCTTTGATCATAATTACGTACTTGATCATGCCAGCTCCCCTTCAGGAAATCCAGCAACGCCTGCCGCAGAACTGGAAGACCCGTCAAGCGGACGATTCGTTCAGGTTTTCACCGATCAGCCGGGCTTACAGCTATACAGTGCTAACTACTGGGATGGCAGTCTGACAGGTGCACATGGCCGGGCCTATCTCAGGCACGGCGCGGTGGCACTGGAAACACAGGCATTTCCTGACAGTCCGAATCAACCGCATTTTCCAAATACCATCCTCCGGCCGGGAGAGATCTATAAACGAGAGACCGTATTTGCCTTTGGTGTGCGATAA
- a CDS encoding sugar porter family MFS transporter → MKHSSFNSSYILGISFISALGGYLFGFDFAVIAGALPFLQQQFGLDAYWEGFATGSLALGAIIGCIVAGTTADKYGRRKGLLLASMIFGISSLAMAVAPDRNIFIAFRFVAGIGVGMASMLSPMYIAEVSPAHLRGRMVAINQLTVVTGILVTNIVNYTLRNHGDDAWRWMFGLGVLPSLLFFIGALWLPESPRWLVKAGRSAEARQVLLRIGGDHFAAESLSVIQHSLAGNEHVSYIHIFRKAVLPAVVIGIILAIFQQFCGINVVFNYTPRIFQSIGVSQDGQLLQTVFIGGVNLVFTILAMVLVDKLGRKPLMLIGAGGLTILYIIVVRMLAAGSAHVSWYLLAAIGTYAMSLAPVTWVLIAEIFPNKIRSAATSFAVLCLWAAYFVLVFTFPMLFERLKDGTFYIYAVICLAGFVFIWRNVRETKGKTLEELEGVMMH, encoded by the coding sequence ATGAAACATTCATCATTCAATAGCTCCTACATACTGGGCATTTCATTTATTTCGGCCCTGGGAGGCTATCTCTTTGGTTTTGACTTTGCCGTGATTGCAGGGGCATTACCTTTCCTGCAACAACAGTTCGGACTAGATGCCTACTGGGAAGGATTTGCTACCGGTAGTCTGGCGCTGGGTGCTATCATTGGCTGTATCGTTGCTGGCACTACCGCTGATAAATACGGTCGTAGGAAAGGTCTGTTACTCGCTTCCATGATCTTTGGTATCTCCTCGCTGGCAATGGCTGTCGCACCTGACAGAAATATCTTTATCGCCTTCCGCTTTGTAGCCGGCATCGGTGTCGGCATGGCTTCCATGCTCTCGCCCATGTACATCGCAGAGGTCTCTCCAGCGCATCTCCGGGGCAGAATGGTGGCCATCAATCAGCTGACAGTGGTCACAGGCATCCTTGTGACCAATATCGTCAACTACACACTACGAAATCATGGAGACGATGCCTGGCGTTGGATGTTTGGACTGGGTGTGCTGCCCTCTCTGTTGTTTTTCATAGGCGCATTGTGGCTGCCGGAGAGTCCACGCTGGCTGGTAAAAGCGGGGCGTTCAGCAGAGGCACGTCAGGTGTTACTGCGCATCGGAGGTGATCATTTTGCGGCTGAATCGCTATCGGTGATCCAGCATTCTCTTGCAGGCAATGAACATGTCAGCTATATACACATCTTCCGGAAAGCAGTATTACCCGCCGTAGTGATCGGTATTATACTGGCGATCTTCCAGCAATTCTGCGGGATCAATGTCGTGTTCAACTATACACCAAGGATCTTTCAGAGTATAGGCGTATCACAGGATGGGCAGCTGTTACAGACGGTATTTATTGGCGGAGTGAATCTTGTGTTTACCATTCTTGCCATGGTGCTGGTTGATAAGCTGGGACGTAAGCCATTGATGCTAATTGGTGCGGGAGGATTGACTATTCTTTACATCATCGTAGTGCGCATGCTGGCGGCGGGATCTGCGCATGTCTCCTGGTATTTACTGGCAGCTATCGGGACGTACGCCATGTCACTGGCGCCTGTGACGTGGGTGCTGATAGCGGAGATCTTTCCGAATAAGATCAGGAGTGCGGCGACGTCCTTTGCCGTCCTATGTTTGTGGGCAGCGTATTTTGTGCTGGTGTTTACGTTCCCGATGTTGTTTGAACGACTGAAAGATGGGACGTTCTACATTTATGCAGTGATATGCCTGGCGGGGTTTGTGTTTATATGGAGGAATGTGAGAGAGACAAAGGGGAAGACATTAGAGGAACTGGAGGGAGTGATGATGCATTAG
- a CDS encoding DUF7710 domain-containing protein, with product MMNTIESVWVFHGIDARFAGGVFTDVSLAEAWILKHRLTGVLTQYPINAGCYDWAIEEELFAPTKNEHYTSTFVGKFTTAAQEHIHFEEGIRC from the coding sequence ATGATGAACACCATCGAATCAGTATGGGTATTTCACGGTATAGATGCGCGTTTCGCCGGTGGCGTTTTTACAGATGTCAGTCTGGCGGAAGCATGGATATTAAAACATAGGCTTACCGGTGTACTGACACAGTATCCTATCAATGCCGGATGTTACGACTGGGCTATTGAGGAAGAATTGTTCGCCCCTACCAAAAATGAGCACTATACTTCGACGTTTGTAGGGAAATTCACTACTGCTGCACAGGAGCATATTCATTTTGAGGAAGGGATTCGTTGTTAA
- a CDS encoding glycoside hydrolase family 30 protein, with translation MNKKLWMYTCCISTFLAACNNGQQQGDTQHSDAVAVYLTTPDQQQLFAQQASLGEATDTAALNITMDTSRQFQEIEGFGASVTGSSAYVMQQYMTPEKRQALLEELFSADKGLGINYIRMSIGASDFSTDPYTYDDMAAGQRDDSLAHFSIAHDEKDVVPVLKQIFAINPDIHLMGSPWSAPAWMKTSGKLEGGSLRPDAYAVYARYFVKYIRAFAAAGVKITALTMQNEPQYEAAYPTMKMTAPEQGTFIKEHLGPLLAQEGLNKQVAIMLFDHNWNSPEYPISILNDSTMAKYTAGAAFHCYEGAVGAMSVVHDAHPEKGLYFTECSGGSWSPAFADNLQYMVRQLFIGTVNNWSRNVLLWNMALDENNGPTTNKPGEGKANRGCMTCRGVVTVNSKDGGVTRNVEYYAIAHFSKFVRPGAKRIYSSALADKGIENTAFLNRDGSRVMVVINTTKEPRSFSVKEQSVVAYTLQPGAVATLVWR, from the coding sequence ATGAATAAGAAATTATGGATGTATACCTGTTGTATCAGCACCTTCCTGGCCGCCTGTAACAATGGGCAACAGCAGGGAGATACCCAGCACAGTGACGCTGTAGCTGTATATCTGACGACGCCCGATCAGCAGCAATTATTTGCACAACAGGCGTCACTGGGGGAGGCAACTGACACTGCAGCACTCAATATCACCATGGATACGAGTCGTCAGTTTCAGGAGATTGAAGGCTTTGGTGCGTCTGTTACCGGTTCTTCGGCGTATGTAATGCAGCAGTATATGACGCCTGAGAAGCGTCAGGCATTGCTGGAAGAGTTGTTCAGCGCCGACAAGGGACTGGGGATCAATTATATCCGTATGTCTATAGGTGCTTCTGATTTCTCCACTGATCCGTATACGTATGATGATATGGCTGCCGGACAGCGCGATGATTCCCTGGCGCATTTCAGCATTGCGCATGATGAGAAAGACGTAGTGCCTGTGTTAAAGCAGATCTTTGCTATCAATCCGGATATCCATCTCATGGGTAGCCCCTGGAGTGCGCCTGCCTGGATGAAGACCAGTGGTAAACTGGAAGGCGGATCATTGCGTCCTGATGCCTATGCGGTATATGCCCGTTACTTTGTAAAATACATTCGTGCGTTTGCGGCAGCTGGTGTGAAGATCACTGCATTGACGATGCAGAATGAGCCACAATATGAAGCGGCTTATCCAACCATGAAAATGACAGCGCCGGAGCAGGGAACTTTCATCAAAGAACACCTCGGCCCGTTGCTGGCACAGGAGGGACTGAACAAACAGGTTGCTATAATGCTGTTTGACCATAACTGGAATAGTCCGGAGTATCCTATCTCCATACTGAATGATAGCACAATGGCGAAATATACTGCTGGTGCAGCTTTCCATTGTTATGAAGGCGCTGTTGGGGCGATGTCTGTGGTACATGATGCGCACCCTGAGAAAGGGCTTTATTTCACTGAGTGTTCCGGGGGTAGCTGGTCACCTGCATTTGCTGATAATCTTCAATATATGGTACGTCAGTTGTTTATCGGCACGGTGAATAACTGGTCAAGGAATGTGTTGCTGTGGAATATGGCATTGGACGAGAATAATGGTCCTACGACCAACAAACCGGGTGAAGGAAAAGCGAATCGCGGTTGTATGACTTGTCGTGGTGTGGTAACCGTGAATTCCAAAGACGGTGGTGTGACGCGTAATGTAGAATATTATGCGATAGCGCATTTTAGCAAGTTCGTACGTCCGGGCGCGAAGAGGATCTATTCTTCTGCGCTGGCGGATAAAGGAATTGAGAATACAGCGTTTCTGAACAGGGATGGCTCGCGTGTGATGGTGGTGATCAATACTACTAAAGAGCCCAGGAGTTTTTCTGTAAAAGAGCAGTCGGTGGTGGCGTATACGTTGCAGCCGGGGGCAGTGGCGACGCTGGTATGGCGATAA
- a CDS encoding RagB/SusD family nutrient uptake outer membrane protein, translating into MKKTNRLFLISAALATLTLGACNKDLNLTPPSNTTVGNGGQGTAGSYIKDATTAEAALTSCYSYFRSGSSEYYVLDYFNISEAQSDNAYAGADNAAGFEIDEFRLLSTNSWAGRDWGYLYNQITACNSVIANVPNVTDPALSANRKAQILGEAKFIRARAYFDLVRIFGDVPLVLTELPTITSDNLNEVYPLLYPARKSADSIYAQIDEDLKAAVEAVPATAVNKGYVTKGAVYTLLAKVAATHKPVNWQQVENYANQVMALGYSLLPVYDHLWDGAHENSAESIFELNFDSWDTGGNWGTSMFLGTDWKKFCNPSNDLVRAYQLEKDTVRFKSTITFANVNGKWGDARLPLDSFPFFYKLRKTDASQNIIMYRLADVLLLKAEALNEQGNVAAANTIVTQIRERVNLKDLKITDQAAMRLAIEKERRLELAFEGNRWQDLVRTDRAIPVMQAVTDGKGVNLGYHLTEARLLWPIPQSEMDQNANLVQNTGY; encoded by the coding sequence ATGAAAAAAACAAATCGTCTCTTCCTCATATCCGCTGCACTGGCGACACTGACGCTGGGTGCATGTAATAAAGACCTGAACCTGACTCCGCCGTCTAATACCACCGTTGGCAACGGCGGACAGGGCACTGCAGGTTCCTACATTAAAGACGCTACTACGGCGGAAGCGGCCCTTACCAGCTGTTACTCATACTTCCGTAGCGGGTCTTCCGAATACTACGTACTTGATTATTTTAATATATCAGAAGCACAGTCTGATAATGCCTACGCCGGTGCAGATAACGCGGCCGGTTTTGAGATCGACGAGTTCCGCCTGCTCTCTACCAATTCATGGGCAGGCCGTGACTGGGGGTATCTGTACAATCAGATCACGGCATGTAACTCCGTGATCGCTAACGTACCTAACGTGACCGATCCTGCTTTATCTGCTAACCGTAAGGCACAGATCCTCGGAGAGGCAAAGTTCATCCGGGCACGCGCCTACTTTGATCTGGTAAGGATCTTTGGTGATGTGCCACTGGTACTGACCGAACTGCCTACTATTACATCAGATAACCTGAACGAAGTATACCCGTTGCTGTATCCTGCGCGTAAGAGTGCAGACAGTATCTATGCACAGATCGATGAGGACCTCAAGGCTGCGGTGGAAGCGGTACCTGCTACTGCTGTCAACAAAGGCTATGTTACGAAAGGTGCGGTGTATACCCTGTTGGCTAAAGTAGCGGCTACCCATAAACCTGTGAACTGGCAACAGGTAGAGAACTATGCCAACCAGGTGATGGCGCTGGGGTATAGTTTGCTGCCGGTTTATGATCATCTGTGGGATGGTGCACATGAGAACTCGGCCGAGTCCATCTTCGAACTGAACTTCGATAGCTGGGATACCGGTGGGAACTGGGGCACCAGCATGTTCCTCGGTACTGACTGGAAGAAATTCTGTAATCCGAGTAACGACCTTGTGCGTGCTTATCAGCTGGAAAAGGACACCGTACGTTTCAAATCAACGATCACTTTTGCAAACGTGAATGGCAAATGGGGAGATGCACGTCTGCCACTGGACAGTTTTCCGTTCTTCTATAAATTACGTAAGACAGATGCGAGCCAGAACATCATCATGTACCGTCTTGCAGATGTACTGCTGCTGAAAGCAGAAGCATTGAACGAACAGGGTAATGTGGCAGCGGCTAACACCATCGTTACACAGATCCGCGAGCGCGTCAATCTGAAAGACCTGAAGATCACTGATCAGGCAGCGATGCGCCTGGCAATAGAAAAAGAGCGTCGCCTGGAGCTGGCGTTTGAAGGTAACCGCTGGCAGGACCTGGTACGTACCGACCGTGCCATACCAGTAATGCAGGCCGTTACAGATGGTAAAGGCGTCAATCTGGGCTATCATCTGACGGAAGCACGCCTGCTGTGGCCGATCCCTCAGAGCGAGATGGACCAGAATGCCAACCTGGTGCAGAACACCGGCTATTAG